The DNA region AGACATGAGTGAACAGAGGGCTTGGGTCTCCAGTCATCAGGCAAAGAAAATGGTCCAGAGCGGCTGGTACACAATTCCTATGAACAAATGTCGCAGACATTCCACTTCTAAGGAACATAAAACAGTCAGTGTCAATTACAAATACATAATAGAAAAACTCATAGCCTCTTTGGACAAAAACCCATCAAGCATGTCTTCTGTGATGTCCCGCACTTCTCTCAATAGGCCATTCTGATGAGTGACAAGCTCTTCCAATCCATCTTTCACACTTAAAGAGTGATGGGCACTCGTGCTGTGCAGGGCGGGGAAGGGGGTTCGTAGAAAAAGGGCCAGAGGCGGTGAAAGTATCAGGACAAGTTGGCCTCGAAAGCCACGTCCCTCCTTGTTAGGACACTAACGTACCTTGGGACAGCCTGTAGAGCGATCAGCCTCCACCCTCAATGTGAGGGAACACTCCTCACCGCCATGTTCAACATAGGCTCTCCCTTCCCATCTATACCAGAGGAGAGTCTGTGGGAGCGCAGGTAAGTGCACGGCCCTTCTGCCTCCAGGGCCCAAGGCGGCCAGCCCGGGCAGCCTGATGGAGTAGGTAAGGCATTTCCCATCTCAGAGTCCTGCTCACTTTCTCAGAAGCAACTTCGCAAAATCAGCATTGGACATCTTAGGAGCCTCGGTGGCCACAGAGGAGGTGACTGCCAGCCCTGGAGCTGGGCCATTCTCAGCCTGAGGAGCAGCACTCTGGCGCTGCAGAGCTcgaggaagaagagagagctggGTCCTTCCCTTCCCGCGCCTAGAAGAGCAAACATAATGACTCTGGCATCACAGACTCATGGCCCCAGCCGGACTGAGATGCTGGGATCATCAGGCCAAGTCAGAACTGTGACAACTGTTGCTGGCCCAGCATGCACAGCTGAGTTCCAACCTTATACCAAGAAAAGAGAGCACAGGAACATGAGGCACTTGATCCCAGCTAGGAAGTGGGGGGCACTTGAACAAGCTTCCTTCTTTACAGTTCTGACAATGAGCATCGCTACAGCAAGTCATGGAGGTGACAAAATGATGGCCACCTCTCCAATCTCAAAAGGCCTGGCACTATCAGTTCCTTCTCTCAGTGACCTGAGCAGCACAGCCTTGTGGGGATGACAGCTGCCCTGCAGACTTGGAACCAAGCAGGTGCCGGTTCTGTCTTAGCATGGAAACTGCCATAACACATACTGCCTCGGGGCTCACCAGACAgacacttgtgatcccagctctGTTGGAGactgaaaccctgtttcaaaatgtcAAAAGCACAGTGCAGCCATGCTAGCTAGGTTTGCTAACTTGAGACATGCTAGAactatctgggaagagggaacttccatcaagaaaatgcctccaccagaTTAAGCCTGTACACAAGTCAGCAGAGCACTTTGCTCGATTAGTGATTGGTGTAGGAGGTCCTGGTCCCTGGGGGTGGGGCCTTCCCTTGGCAGGGGTCCTGCGttatatgagaaagcaggctggggctttcccaggacccaacagtgGGTGGCTCCTAACAACCTGTAATTACAGTTCTGGGCTCCgcaggtactgcacacacatcTTTCCTATGTGTAGGCATGCATTCATGcaggaaaacaccaatacacataaaaataaaagacagtgatattaaaaaaaagaaaagcaagcaagcaggcaggctgagggtctggagagatggctcaggggttaagggcactggctgctcttgcagatgacccatgttagattcccagcatccataaatAAGGTGCTGACAAACCATTTAtaactacagttctaggggatctgatgccctcttttggcctctgtgggcactgcacacatgtggtacacagacacatgtgcaggcaAGATAACATAacataaatgtaaataacaaaatattttaagaaagcaagctgtgctAAACATGATGAGAAAGCCATTGAGcagcatggcctctgcctcagttcctacCTATGGGCTCCTCCCTTGACTCCCTCTGATGATGGACTGACTATGTACATGGTAGGCTAAAgagccctttcttccccatggtctttatttttggtttttgtttttcgagacagggtttctctgtgtagtcctggttgttctggaattcgctctgtacaccaggctggcctcaaagtcagaaatccacctgcctctgcctcccaagtgctgggattaaaggtgtgcaccaccactgcccggcaaaagtACACATAGCTGCTGAAGCCCAGGATTGAACCAGGGACCTTTTAGATCTTCAGTCTAATGTTCTCCCAACTGAGCTATTTCGGCCCCCTCTTCCCCATGGTCTTTATCACCAGGACCAAAAACCTATCacttgcctagaactcacaagGCCATGGTGGGCTGGCAGACACCACAGCATGCCACCAGAGCTGCTTCCCTCTGGAGACTTGCTTTGCACATCTACGGCCAGTGAAACCAAAGACCACACTCAGAGCAGCAGGTCCTGGCTTTTGTGACCTGACTCTCTGACCCTCAGCAATGGCCAGGACAAATCTGCACTTAACAGCAACAGACACTTACGCTCCATATGTCTGCCGTGGGCCCATGGGGGCCCCTGGTGCTGTCTTcacttctggcttctctggaacTCTCCGCTGAGGGGGATTGCTGATGGCCACCTTGATGACATTCTCTTTGATGGCCATGCCGTCCATCTTCATCACTGCCTGAGACGCCTGGGACTCATTTTCATATTCCACATATGCCAGGCCCTAAAACATACAGCGCACAGCCAGGTTAGGTGAGAGGCACCCATCAGCAGTGACCCCCTCCTGTCCCCGAATGCTGCCGTCCAGGGTACAGATTTACCCCTCGACCAACTGTTTGACTGGCTGTCACTGACCGAAATCTGAAAAGCCTCTCACACTGTGCTTGccccaaagaaagaaactgtgaGCCCAACAAACACAGCAGGGGAGGAGGCGAGAGCAGACCACAGCTCCCTGTCCTCCCACTCGCCACTGTGAGTAGAGTCAGAGCTTGAAAGGTGCATCCAGCTCAAGCAACAGAGCCAAGCCTGCCTGTGCCCACTCACCTTTGGCTTGCCAGCCCTGTTAGTGACCAGCCTGAGGTCCTTGACGGTGCCATGAGCTTTACAAATGTCTTCGAGCTCCTCTTTGGTACAGGAAAAGGGCAAGCCCGAGATGAAGAGCTTGTGTTTCTCCAGGGTGGTGCTGTATCTGAACACCTGCAAAAAAGGCAAAGCCGTGGTTCAGGCGGGCGGCAGGCCTCAGCATGTGTGAGTCTGCACAGGCACACTGAGCCACACCTGGTCTCAGAGACTCACATGACAAAATCACCTGGGCGCACCACCTCTGTAAATGGCCATCCACTGAACACAGGTGAGGGTCACTCTTGCCACCCTCGTAAGCACCCAAAAGAAAGCAGCCATCCTTCCAAACACTAACTATGGCCATTACCAATCAAGAGGCAGCCGCTCAAAGTGACCAAGCCATGAGGCAGCCTGAGCTCCGCACAGCCTTGCTGCTGTCAGCAAGCAGCCCTTGTGGGCTCCAGGCACTAGGCACTGCCTAACTGGCAGCCCACCCTAGAGACATCCTTCTTCAAAATTGTACCTTAAAATCAGGGTTTTTGCTCTTATCCACACAGGGGGACACAAACATCGGCCTTCCTTCCACATTCTTCCTGTCCAGCTCCAGGGCCTGCCGGGCTGACTTCTCCTCTTTAAACTCCACATAGCAGTAGCCCCGGAAGTCTCCACGGTTGCTGAAGATTGGCCTGATCTGGACCACCTCCCCACAGGCCTCAAAGAGTGGCCTGAGCTTAACTTCTGGCTCTTCTATGCTGTAGGGCAAGTTGCTGACAAAGACAGTGACATTGTCCTTACTGCTGTCATGAGCCACCTTGGGCATCTCCCGCTTAAGGGAGgctgccttctctttctgcttggAAGGAGGAGCAACGTCTATTGTTAAGCATTTCCCAGAGagttctgtttcttcctccatAGCTGAAGCCGCTCCAGAGGGCAAACTGTTCTCCATCCTTCTGCGTTTGGAAGGCTGTTCTGCAGGCATTCAAAAGAGAAACACAGGCAGTTAACCATGCCTGCACTCCCTCAGCACCGGCATGTCCCACCACAGACAAACTGCATTGTGTACACAAGAGGAACAAACACCACACCCTACAGTGTGGGCCAAATTTACATTCCAGCAAAGGTGCTACATCCATGAAACCAAGAACAAAAATGCCCACCATCCAGTCACCAATGCTAAGTCAGGAATCCCACACCTGTCAGCAGAATGCAGAGcccctctccctcatcctcaaGTCAGCCATGAAGAACAGAACTGGGAAGTGGTTCCAAAGCCCGAAAGTGACTGCCCCACACACGCCCTTCTCCTGCATCCTGCCAGAGGACATGGGCTGGGCTTGGATGACCTCCACAACTGCCTCAAGAAGTGACACAGGGCTTGGACACAGAACATAAGTTTTCAACTGGGTCTTTAGCACAGAGTCACCACTGAGAGAAATGGCAGCTGGTGACAGTGCTGAGGACTGGTTATGAATCCTGACTGAGCCGGGGTAGTGCAAGTGCTCCCTCTGAGGAAACCAAGCCACTCTTGCAGAGTTAAGAGGCTCGATGTTACACACGTGCAGCCCTGTCCTCGTGTGATGTTACCTTCCTCCTCATCGCCCCACTCTTTCTCATCATCCTCGTCCGCCTTGCGCTTATCTGCGCCTcgagtctttttcttctttttcagggCTTTCTTCTCTGCCCTCACCTTCTTCCGCTGCTCGgccttttcttcctcctgctgTACGAGAGCTGCTTCCTTCTCTGCAGCCTAGTAACGAGAGGGCAGGGTGTTCTGGAAGCTATGTCATGCTGACTGGCTGCCTTGTAAGATAGAGTAGGAACTCTCATACAATACACAATCATATGAACACAGCAAGGAGGAGACTCATAAATCATATACTTTCAATACACACCACAATCGTAGCACACCAAGAAAAAGAGGAGTCAGGCAGTCCTAAAGCAGGCCGTCTGCCGCTGTGACAGAAGCTGACAAGAGCCCCGAGGAGAACAGGTTAACCTGAGCTCACACTGCAGCCATTTACAAATCTATAGTGGGGCTTAGGATGGGACCCTGAAGCAGCTAGTGCCATCCATAGACAAGAGAAGGAATGTCTGTAGGCTGTGCATGgcccattctttttatttcatttcagaaCTTAGCCAAGAGACAGCGCTGCTGTGTACTGTATGAGAGTTCCTACTCTATCTTACAAGGCAGCCAGTCAACACGACACACCCACatttaggatgggtcttcccacctcagttaatccAACTCCAAAAATCCCAGCAGGCGTAAGCAAGTCAGAGATGCTCACACTCCACTCAAGGCCTATTATGGCTCCTTTAAAAACTTGATTCTTGATCGAATTCCCCCAGTCTCCCTTCCAGTCCTCTTGGATCCCAGCCCCACATCTCTCTCAACTATACTaactctgtccatctgtctgtctacctgtctttTTTCCCATCGAGTCCTACTGGTACCACGGGTGTGTCCAGTGTCCATCCAGTGGAAGGGGCAATCTATCCTAGGCTACACCCTGAAAGGAGACTGAAGGCCCCTCCCAGTAGCCATCAATTGCCAACAGCTTCCAGGAGAGGCTCTGTGAGCTCCTCTGAGGTTTCTGTGTGATCTAGTGTGATCAATTCCTATTGAGTCCAAAGCTTTAAGTGAAGCTACAAATGGCAAAGGGTAAATTTAAATAGTGACCCAAATGCTTTTTAACTAGTATCTTATGAAGGGGCTGAGGGGATAGTCAGTGGTTAcaagcaccagctgctcttcataGGACCAGGCTCAATATCCAGCACCcctatggcagctcacaactgtctgacactccagtcccaggatctgatgccctcttgtggccactGTGGGCACTGCCCACACATGGTGCAGACATCCATGTAGACAAAAGACCCAAAGCAAGCCAAGGTGGCAGAACAGTGCAGTTCCCAACCCTCAGGAAGCATTGCTGTCACCTTCATTCTCTGCTCGTTCACTCGAGCCAAGCGAGTCTCCGTTTTCTGAATGGCTAGATCCCAATCTTCTAAGGTCCctggagagacagaaaagcagagcTCTGATACAGCCACTTCTAGGCTGCAGCAGTGTTCCCTGACCCCACTACTCCAGAGCACACAGCAACCTTCACAAGAACTGCAGCAGCTCTTGCTTTAAGACAATGCACACCATCAGGCTCCAAGTTTGTAATTCCAATAGACCTTTTCCTTCCAAAGacagacttaaaaacaaaaatctgacaGTATAAGCTCTTGATGGTAAAGATTATAAAAACATGCCAATGCAAAGTGCATGTGAACTTGAGAGCCGGGGGAGCCACTCCAGTGTGCTGGCAACTGATTCTCTGATTGATCTGCAGGTCTCAGTCTCACCCTAATCCAGAAGGGTCCCATGAAAGAGAAACCCATGCTGTCTTCCAGAGCTCTATTGCTATGGCTTAGACCAACATGATCGTGGCTCCAGAGCCCTGTCTCTCCATACtctccatgtgtgtttgtggtgcAAACCCTGCCAGAGCAGCAGTGCTCACACAGGCGCCTGCTGGCAAAGGGGGATCTGTTCCAAGTCTCATTTGGCTGTAGTAGAGTGTGAGTGTGACCCAAGGACATGGAACAAGCCTGTCACTGAGGGTTGCCTTTCTGTGCCTGCAAACTGAGAGCTACTCCAAGAGGGCTCCCTCCCACAGGCAAGCAAGCTGTCCTCACAGAGCAGACGTTTCCACTGGAGACTGCTGACCAAAGGACCACACTCCAAGCCAAAAACAAAGGCCAGGCTCCCACCTTCGGTCCTCTCCATGGTGAGCAACACTTCACAGACATGCTCAGGGTAGTCACTTGTGCACTGGACAGCTCGGTGCAGAGCCTTCCGACAGTGTTGTGTGTCACCGTGTGCCCTAGAGCAGAAAACAAACAGCTGCCATCACGGCCCGTGGCAAACACCACAGACTGGCTgcctgctgaggcaggagaatgcagCTTTCAGAAGCAGCACAGCGTTTTCTCTCTGGCTATAGGCCTCTGCAGTCACGGGGGAGACCCTTTCAACATGTCTTCTCTTGACCACACAGGAGCACCTGGAAATGCAGCAGCATGGGGCCAGGCCTTCTGTGCACATGGGAGAGAACAAGGCAGCTCCTGACTGCACCTGGACAAAGTTCTCTGTGGTCCACTTGAAGGCTCTGTGAACCCACGAATCCAAAATGGTTTAACTTCATGCTGAGTGAGGTCTTACCCTAAAGAGTCACGGAATGCAGATCAcactggtgtgtttgtgtgtgtgtgtgtgtgtgtgtgtgtgcatgcatgcatgtattagCACACTCAGACCTTCAGAGCAGGCAATGCTCTGGCTACTATCCGTACACCCAAGGCCTCAGGAGTCTTAATAGAGCACCCGAATGTCCTGAGGTTTTGCCACAGTGCTGGTGAGTACATGGATGGTAGGAAAGCAGTGGAGCCTCCTAGTGAGAATCTATGTACAACATGGAAGTGCACAGGCACTCCAGTGTGCACGCAAGGATGGCGCTTCCGGCAGAAAGTGGACATCACACAATTACAGCATCAGGCCAAAGGTCTATCGAGTCAAggggcagaaagacagacagacactactACTGCAAACCATAAAAGCTTGCAGACACAGTTCCTGACACATCCCACTTGGCCCTGCTGAGTTCTGCTGTCGTGGAGGGAAaacagcaagctcatctgaagaGCTGAGaggctcccctcccttcccacctgTGTACAGGCCAGCTTCTTTATGTCTGCAATGAGAACTACAGCccagcagagagaagcagacacagacagagaagcCAGGTACTTAGCTTCTCTTACTACATGAATACATTTACCAAAACATGAGACtcaggtttggagagatggctcagcagtcaacaactccagctgctctgcagcagcacacacatggtggctcacaaccaaccacctGGGACTCTAGTTCCATGGGCCTCTGTCACCACACACCCATGTGACACACAGACGAACGTTCACGCAAACACTCgcccacaaaaaataaaatcataaaaaggtATTAAGCCAgttgtgatggtgcatgcctttgatcccagtagcTGGGagaaaagaggcaggcagatctctatggatttgaggctagcctggcctacatagtaagacctgcctcaaaagaaggaaaaaataaatacatgttttgtggtttttgtttgttttttaaatcccaGACTGTGTCACAAAATTGTCTGGAGTTTGGAAAgtataaaaatttctttttcttttcattttatttttttgttcgtttggtttggttggtttagttggttggttttcaagacaagatttttctgtatagccctggttgtcatggaactcactctgaagaccaggctggtcttgaactttttcttttttcttaaaaaagtgTATTTATGTTAAATGCATAATTTGtcatctttaaaataacttttatttgcaGGCACAGTAAACTGGTCTCCCCACATAAACAGTGATGAAGTGTGAGCATTGCTTGAGAAGCTTGGCTGGTGGCAGGGTCATGAGAAACTCACTCTCTACCATACCTTTACATgcattttaactattttaattttaacaccttttttttttttttggttttttgagacagggtttctctgtttaactgtggctgtcctggaactcactctgtagaccaggctggcctcgaactcagaaatccacctgcctctgcctcccaagtgctgggattaaaggtgtgcaccaccaccgcccagccctttTAACACATTTTGTAAAATGGGAAtacaaacttttttaaaaaggaaaaggtatTAGAAATATGGTAGATTTTCAATATGTGCTGAATCAAACAGCTGCAGTGTGAGCTCATGCCTATCATCTTGGGATACACTTGGAAGGTGAATCCCcatgagctagcctgggctacacagagccTCAatcctgggagggagggaggaggaggactgcAATAGTCTAGAGGGCCACAGTTCAGACACACCATGACAGAGCCCACCCTAACCCTGAGTGATGACAAGTCCAGTCTCCTAGCTGATCTGACGCTTTTCTTTTAGTGCTTTATGCCCCTGTACATAATATAATAAACAGTGACCACACCCCAGTCCAATCACGCATATTCAAAACTCAAAATCAGAAACTTAGAATTCCATGGCTTCAGGAgcgcatacaacacacacacacacacagacacacacacacacacacacagacacacacacacacacacccactgatCCAGAGACTTGCTCAGGAgcgcatacaacacacacacacacacacacacagacacacacagacacacacagacacacacacacacacagacacacacacacacacacacacacacacacacacactgatccagAGACTTGCCAGCCACAGGACctaaggaaggagggaggtgcCCATCCCAAAGAGCAGGCTCAAGTCAGCTCAGCCCAGGCTGGATAAGGACGCCACCCACCCTGGATCACTCACCTTTCCAGGTTATAATACTCCAGCCACATGTTGGCATACTTGGCATTCCCTCTGGTCATGATGCTGTCCCAAAGCTCTCGAGCTTTCTGCATGTTATTGCACAGGCGAGCCTAAAATACGTTAACAAGATCAGTGAGGACACACCCTGAACCCCTCACGGCAATACCTACATAGGCATGTCTACAAGCTTCTTGCTCCTGACTGTCACACTAATCCCTGAAGGTCCCAGGCCCCCCTACAGCACTATCAGGCCTAACGCTCAGCTGCCTCTGGGCAGCAGCAAGCCTCCGAAGGTCTGCATATGGAGTTGCAGCTCAGTTAGCGCCTGTAGCACAGCAAGGCCCTGGTTCCAGAGTAAGAGGTTTGCTCCTGCAAACATGGGCCAGGGGTCTGCAGCACCCGGCAGCTCTGAGTAGCGATTTACTCTTCCTTCATGTCCAACAGACCTGGCTACTTGGGGAGCATCCAGAAGAAGATACAGATCCAGCAGCAGACACCAGCTCAGCTACTCAAAGTCATGTGATCTAAGCGCAGAACCTGTTTCCTTACCCTTCCAAAATCAACAAGAATCTCATCCAGAATTAACAACAAAGCTTAGTTTCATTGACCCAACCCTTCATGGAACAGGATTGGAAATTTGTAACTCTATCAGCTGGGGAAGATGGCTCCATGCTCACTTGACTCTGTGTCCCTGGCTTAGGAATCACATCGACTGTGCCTGCTATTGCTTACACAGTACATCTTCTGGACAAGGTTAGAGCTTGAGCACAGAGAGACGGGCTCATTCACAGCACCCCTCAGCAATCCTCAGGCAGCGGTGAGGGAAGGGCTGAGGTAGTGAATGGTCAACAGCCAACATCCAGGCACCAGCTGCTACGCTGCTCTAGCTGGGAAAATTTTCAGcaggaaaacaaagcaagcacaGCACACCAGGTAAGCACAAATCCTTTAGGCTCTGGAGCACAGCTCAGATCCTGCCCTAATCTTCATGGGTGCGGCACAAGCcttcagaggaggaggaggagggtgggacAGATCTATGAAGATGCTCACCTCAACCCTAGCCCAGCTCTGCATGATCAGGCAGCTTGGATCTCCACTCTCGCTGAAACCTTCCAGAACGGAATGGGACAATTAGGATGACTATAAAGCAAGCCCCCGGCCAGGAAGAGTGGCTCCAAAGCAACAACAGGCAAGGCAGCTGGGTGGACAGCGGGCTGGGCCACTTACGCTCCTCAACCTCCTGCTGCAGATACTCCAGGGCGCGCGTGAACATGGATCGCAGCTCTTCCAGCTCCTTGCTAGAGTCTGTTGGGAAAGGTGAGTAGAACTTCCTAAAGCCACCAAAGCCGACATTTTTAAACCTCATACCAGAACCATGGAGGCCTACTATGGACATGGGATCCTGTCACACATTCTCTCACAATAATAAATGGTGGGAAGGCACAGTGGCACAGAGAAGCACAAGTACCGgccagcagagacaggcaggtggcaTGGGGACTGTATGGAGCAGTGTGTGACCCAGGACAGGAAGTGGCACAGAGATTGTATGGAGCAGCGTGTGACCCAGGACAGGAGGTGGCATGGAGACTGTATGGAGCAGCCTGTGACCCAGGACAGGAGGTGACATGGGGACTGTATGGAGCAGCCTGTGACCCAGGACAGGAGGTGACATGGGGACTGTATGGAGCAGCATATGACCCAGGGTTTTCCTAGCTGACCTTTGGTGTGGAGAGGGATCCTGTAGACAAAGATCTAAAAGAACAGGCCAATTTTACTGGAAAAAAGAGTTGGTGTTCCTGACAGTCAACGTCAACCCCACAGAATCTAAAACCAGCAAGGACACAGGCCCCCGAACATGCCTATGA from Mastomys coucha isolate ucsf_1 unplaced genomic scaffold, UCSF_Mcou_1 pScaffold22, whole genome shotgun sequence includes:
- the Sart3 gene encoding squamous cell carcinoma antigen recognized by T-cells 3; amino-acid sequence: MATAAASSASEPEVEPQAGPEAEGEEDEAKPAGVGRKVLSGAVAAEAAEVKGPGWDLKQEGVSESDGDEEDAMASSAESSAGEDEWEYDEEEEKNQLEIERLEEQLSINGYDYNCHVELIRLLRLEGELNKVRMARQKMSELFPLTEELWLEWLHDEISMAMDGLDREHVYELFERAVKDYICPNIWLEYGQYSVGGIGQKGGLEKVRSVFERALSSVGLHMTKGLAIWEAYREFESAIVEAARLEKVHSLFRRQLAIPLYEMEATFAEYEEWSEEPIPESVLQSYQKALGQLEKYKPYEEALLQAEAPRLAEYQAYIDFEMKIGDPARIQLIFERALVENCLVPDLWIRYSQYLDRQLKVKDLVLSVHSRAVRNCPWTVALWSRYLLAMERHGLDHQMISATFENALSAGFLQATDYVEIWQVYLDYLRRRVDFRQDSSKELEELRSMFTRALEYLQQEVEERFSESGDPSCLIMQSWARVEARLCNNMQKARELWDSIMTRGNAKYANMWLEYYNLERAHGDTQHCRKALHRAVQCTSDYPEHVCEVLLTMERTEGTLEDWDLAIQKTETRLARVNEQRMKAAEKEAALVQQEEEKAEQRKKVRAEKKALKKKKKTRGADKRKADEDDEKEWGDEEEEQPSKRRRMENSLPSGAASAMEEETELSGKCLTIDVAPPSKQKEKAASLKREMPKVAHDSSKDNVTVFVSNLPYSIEEPEVKLRPLFEACGEVVQIRPIFSNRGDFRGYCYVEFKEEKSARQALELDRKNVEGRPMFVSPCVDKSKNPDFKVFRYSTTLEKHKLFISGLPFSCTKEELEDICKAHGTVKDLRLVTNRAGKPKGLAYVEYENESQASQAVMKMDGMAIKENVIKVAISNPPQRRVPEKPEVKTAPGAPMGPRQTYGARGKGRTQLSLLPRALQRQSAAPQAENGPAPGLAVTSSVATEAPKMSNADFAKLLLRK